In a genomic window of Actinomadura rubteroloni:
- a CDS encoding NtaA/DmoA family FMN-dependent monooxygenase (This protein belongs to a clade of FMN-dependent monooxygenases, within a broader family of flavin-dependent oxidoreductases, the luciferase-like monooxygenase (LMM) family, some of whose members use coenzyme F420 rather than FMN.), whose protein sequence is MPRQIHLAAHFPGVNNTTVWSDPRSGSQIDFASFVHLARTAERAKFDFFFLAEGLRLRELKGRIHDLDVAGRPESLTVLSALAAVTTRLGLAATVNSTFNEPYEVARRLASLDHLSGGRAAWNVVTSYDAFTGENFRRGGFLDEADRYTRAAEFLQTARELWDSWTDRDLLADPAAGQFVREGAGEFAHHGRHFDIHGRFATPRGPQGHPVIIQAGDSEEGREFAARDADVIFSRHSTLEDGRAFYKDVKSRLAKYGRRSEDLKILPAVTYVLGDTDADAAERAAEIRRAQVSPQTAIAFLEAVWGRDLSGYDPDGPLPDVEPDLGEGVSKGRAQFRGDRAATVRQWRALAGERGLSIRDLAIETTARQTFVGTARTVADRIDEFVQTDAADGFIFVPHLTPGGLDDLAEHVVPLLQEKGVFRADYTGPTLRDHLGLGPARTAEETS, encoded by the coding sequence ATGCCCAGACAGATCCATCTCGCGGCGCACTTCCCGGGCGTCAACAACACGACGGTCTGGTCCGACCCGCGCTCGGGGAGCCAGATCGACTTCGCGTCGTTCGTCCACCTGGCGCGGACGGCCGAGCGCGCCAAGTTCGACTTCTTCTTCCTCGCCGAGGGCCTGCGGCTGCGCGAGCTGAAGGGCCGCATCCACGACCTCGACGTCGCCGGACGGCCCGAGTCGCTGACCGTCCTGTCCGCGCTCGCCGCCGTGACGACGCGCCTCGGCCTCGCCGCGACCGTGAACTCGACGTTCAACGAGCCGTACGAGGTCGCGCGGCGGCTCGCGTCGCTGGACCACCTCAGCGGCGGGCGCGCCGCCTGGAACGTCGTGACGAGCTACGACGCGTTCACCGGCGAGAACTTCCGGCGCGGCGGGTTCCTGGACGAGGCCGACCGCTACACCCGCGCCGCCGAGTTCCTCCAGACCGCGCGCGAGCTGTGGGACTCCTGGACCGACCGCGACCTGCTCGCCGACCCCGCCGCCGGGCAGTTCGTCCGCGAGGGCGCGGGCGAGTTCGCCCACCACGGCCGCCACTTCGACATCCACGGGCGCTTCGCCACGCCGCGCGGGCCGCAGGGCCATCCAGTGATCATCCAGGCGGGCGACTCCGAGGAGGGCCGCGAGTTCGCCGCCCGCGACGCCGACGTCATCTTCAGCCGGCACAGCACGCTGGAGGACGGCCGCGCGTTCTACAAGGACGTCAAGAGCCGCCTCGCCAAGTACGGCCGCCGGTCCGAGGACTTGAAGATCCTCCCGGCCGTGACCTACGTCCTCGGCGACACCGACGCGGACGCCGCCGAGCGCGCCGCCGAGATCCGCCGCGCCCAGGTCTCCCCGCAGACCGCCATCGCCTTCCTGGAGGCGGTGTGGGGACGCGACCTGTCCGGCTACGACCCCGACGGCCCGCTCCCGGACGTCGAACCCGACCTCGGGGAGGGCGTGTCGAAGGGCCGCGCCCAGTTCCGGGGCGACCGCGCCGCGACCGTCCGGCAGTGGCGCGCCCTCGCCGGGGAACGCGGGCTCAGCATCCGCGACCTCGCCATCGAGACGACCGCGCGGCAGACGTTCGTCGGGACGGCCCGCACGGTCGCCGACCGCATCGACGAGTTCGTCCAGACCGACGCTGCCGACGGGTTCATCTTCGTCCCGCACCTGACGCCGGGCGGGCTGGACGACCTCGCCGAGCACGTCGTCCCGCTGCTCCAGGAGAAGGGCGTGTTCCGCGCCGACTACACCGGGCCGACGCTGCGCGACCACCTCGGGCTCGGCCCGGCCCGTACCGCTGAGGAGACCTCGTGA
- a CDS encoding LLM class flavin-dependent oxidoreductase has translation MTHLHLAVALDGTGWHPASWREPGARPGDVFTAGYWTGLVREAERAALDLVTLEDALGPQSSVPLAFDHRTDQVRGRLDAVLIAARVAPETTHVGIVPTTSTTHTEPFHVGIGIASLDFVSRGRAGWRPQISARAAEAAHFGRRVLPELTPADFGAPETEALVAGLLTEAGDHVEVVRRLWDSWEDDAEIRDAATGRFLDRDKLHYIDFAGEQFSVRGPSITPRPPQGQPLVTALAHSAPIYRFAARGADVVFVTPHSRDEAASIIGEIRAAEAETGRTGAPLAVLGDLVVFLDDEPGAAAARLARLDRVDPLASDAEVFAGTPAELADLLLDRSAAGLAGFRLRPGVLPHDLTAIADGLVPELRRRGAFRDAYAEDTLRARFGLPRPANRYAAAP, from the coding sequence GTGACCCACCTTCACCTCGCCGTCGCGCTGGACGGCACCGGCTGGCACCCCGCGTCCTGGCGCGAGCCCGGCGCCCGTCCCGGCGACGTGTTCACCGCCGGCTACTGGACCGGCCTGGTGCGGGAGGCCGAGCGCGCCGCCCTCGACCTCGTGACGCTGGAGGACGCCCTCGGACCCCAGTCGTCGGTCCCGCTCGCCTTCGACCACCGCACCGACCAGGTGCGCGGACGGCTCGACGCGGTGCTGATCGCCGCCCGCGTCGCGCCGGAGACGACGCACGTCGGGATCGTCCCGACGACGAGCACCACGCACACCGAGCCGTTCCACGTCGGCATCGGCATCGCGTCGCTGGACTTCGTCAGCCGGGGCCGCGCGGGCTGGCGCCCGCAGATCTCCGCGCGCGCCGCCGAGGCCGCCCACTTCGGCCGCCGCGTCCTGCCCGAGCTGACGCCCGCCGACTTCGGCGCGCCCGAGACCGAGGCGCTCGTGGCCGGGCTGCTCACCGAGGCCGGCGACCACGTCGAGGTCGTCCGCCGCCTCTGGGACAGCTGGGAGGACGACGCCGAGATCCGCGACGCCGCCACCGGCCGCTTCCTGGACCGCGACAAACTGCACTACATCGACTTCGCGGGCGAGCAGTTCAGCGTGCGCGGGCCGTCGATCACGCCGCGTCCGCCGCAGGGCCAGCCGCTCGTCACGGCCCTCGCCCACAGCGCGCCGATCTACCGGTTCGCGGCGCGCGGCGCGGACGTCGTGTTCGTGACCCCGCACTCGCGCGACGAGGCCGCGTCCATCATCGGCGAGATCCGCGCGGCCGAGGCGGAGACCGGACGGACCGGCGCCCCGCTCGCCGTCCTCGGCGATCTCGTCGTGTTCCTGGACGACGAGCCCGGCGCCGCCGCGGCCCGGCTCGCCCGCCTCGACCGCGTCGACCCGCTCGCCTCCGACGCCGAGGTCTTCGCCGGGACGCCCGCCGAACTCGCCGACCTGCTTCTGGACCGAAGCGCCGCCGGGCTCGCCGGATTCCGGCTGCGGCCGGGCGTCCTCCCGCACGACCTCACCGCGATCGCCGACGGGCTCGTGCCCGAGCTGCGGCGGCGCGGCGCGTTCCGCGACGCCTACGCCGAGGACACGCTCCGCGCCCGATTCGGCCTGCCCCGCCCCGCGAACCGGTACGCGGCGGCGCCATGA
- a CDS encoding LLM class flavin-dependent oxidoreductase, whose amino-acid sequence MKFLAISLIVHAPDPLTGRYKPVTERFREVVDNAVLAERLGFDGFGVGERHERPFLSAAPPVVLSHIAARTSAIRLFTAVTTLSLLDPVRAYEDYATLDHLAGGRLELMIGKGNGAAQAQVFHVSADDQWERNREGYELFRRLWREDRVTWSGRYRPSLTDAEILPRPLRIPRVWHGSATSEESVELAAIHGDPLFSANVTNPIEPYAALIDHYRERLAHHGHDPGRALIGAGSAGLYVAERSQDALAAYRPVYDARLALFRRVGIEPVFPTLEDAVERSSILVGSPQQIIDKVHRYHDRFGHEVMHVQADADGLPPYLHRASLELFQRDVAPVLRKEIPSRPFPAPSVESPS is encoded by the coding sequence ATGAAGTTCCTCGCGATCAGCCTGATCGTCCACGCGCCCGATCCGCTGACCGGGCGGTACAAGCCCGTCACCGAGCGGTTCCGCGAGGTCGTGGACAACGCCGTCCTCGCCGAACGGCTCGGCTTCGACGGGTTCGGCGTCGGCGAGCGGCACGAGCGGCCGTTCCTGTCGGCCGCGCCGCCGGTGGTGCTCAGCCACATCGCGGCGCGGACGTCCGCGATCCGGCTGTTCACGGCCGTGACGACGCTGAGCCTGCTCGACCCCGTCCGCGCCTACGAGGACTACGCCACGCTGGACCACCTGGCGGGCGGACGCCTCGAACTCATGATCGGCAAGGGCAACGGCGCGGCGCAGGCGCAGGTGTTCCACGTCAGCGCCGACGACCAGTGGGAGCGCAACCGCGAGGGCTACGAGCTGTTCCGGCGCCTCTGGCGGGAGGACCGCGTCACCTGGTCGGGCCGCTACCGGCCGTCCCTGACCGACGCCGAGATCCTGCCGCGCCCGCTGCGGATCCCGCGCGTCTGGCACGGCAGCGCCACCAGCGAGGAGTCGGTGGAGCTGGCCGCGATCCACGGCGACCCGCTGTTCTCCGCCAACGTCACCAACCCCATCGAGCCGTACGCCGCGCTGATCGACCACTACCGCGAACGGCTCGCCCACCACGGCCACGACCCGGGCCGGGCGCTCATCGGCGCGGGCAGCGCCGGGCTGTACGTCGCCGAACGCTCGCAGGACGCCCTCGCCGCGTACCGGCCCGTGTACGACGCGCGGCTCGCGCTGTTCCGCCGCGTCGGGATCGAACCCGTCTTCCCCACGCTGGAGGACGCCGTCGAACGCAGCTCCATTCTCGTCGGCAGCCCCCAGCAGATCATCGACAAGGTCCACCGCTACCACGACCGGTTCGGGCACGAGGTCATGCACGTCCAGGCCGACGCCGACGGGCTTCCCCCGTACCTGCACCGCGCGTCGCTGGAGCTGTTCCAGCGCGACGTCGCGCCCGTGCTCCGCAAGGAGATCCCGAGCCGTCCGTTCCCCGCCCCTTCCGTGGAGTCGCCGTCATGA
- a CDS encoding LLM class flavin-dependent oxidoreductase produces the protein MTVPLSVLDLVPIPAGGTAPQAVRNTLDLARRTEAAGYRRYWLAEHHLAPGVASSAPQVLIGAVAAATSRLRVGSGAVQTGHWTPLAVAEQFATLDALYPGRIDLGLGRSGQRRAEALRRADSPPPPREARVVDGLLLPKPYDFGPLLAKSAGFALLTTLLQQPGAESPDFADVVDDIVRLLTGAYESPDGHRAQAVPGEGADLALWILGSSGGQSARVAGERGLPFAANYHVSPANVVEAVEAYRAAFKPSDVLDEPYVVVSADVVAAPTDEEARLLASPYGLWVRSIRTSLAAIPYPTEADAAAHEWTAEDRALVADRVDTQFVGSPETVAAGLETLRRVTGADELLVTTITHDHADRVRSYELLAEAWA, from the coding sequence ATGACCGTTCCGCTGTCCGTCCTCGACCTGGTCCCGATCCCGGCGGGCGGCACCGCGCCGCAGGCCGTCCGCAACACGCTCGACCTCGCCCGCCGCACCGAGGCCGCCGGGTACCGCCGGTACTGGCTGGCCGAGCACCACCTCGCGCCCGGCGTGGCCAGCTCCGCGCCGCAGGTGCTCATCGGCGCGGTCGCCGCCGCGACGTCCCGGCTGCGCGTCGGGTCCGGCGCGGTGCAGACCGGGCACTGGACGCCGCTCGCCGTCGCCGAGCAGTTCGCCACCCTCGACGCCCTGTACCCCGGCCGGATCGACCTCGGCCTCGGCCGCTCCGGGCAGCGCCGCGCCGAGGCGCTGCGCCGCGCCGACAGCCCGCCCCCGCCGCGCGAGGCGCGCGTCGTGGACGGCCTGCTCCTGCCGAAGCCCTATGACTTCGGCCCGCTGCTCGCCAAGTCGGCGGGGTTCGCGCTGCTCACGACGCTGCTCCAGCAGCCGGGCGCGGAGTCCCCGGACTTCGCCGACGTGGTGGACGACATCGTCCGGCTCCTGACCGGCGCCTACGAGTCCCCGGACGGGCACCGCGCGCAGGCCGTCCCGGGCGAGGGCGCCGACCTCGCGCTCTGGATCCTCGGCAGCAGCGGCGGGCAGAGCGCGCGGGTCGCGGGGGAGCGCGGCCTGCCGTTCGCGGCGAACTACCACGTCAGCCCGGCGAACGTGGTGGAGGCCGTCGAGGCCTACCGGGCCGCGTTCAAGCCGTCGGACGTCCTGGACGAGCCCTACGTCGTCGTCTCGGCCGACGTCGTCGCCGCCCCGACCGACGAGGAGGCCCGCCTGCTCGCGTCGCCGTACGGGCTGTGGGTGCGCAGCATCCGCACGAGCCTCGCCGCGATCCCGTACCCGACCGAGGCCGACGCCGCCGCCCACGAGTGGACCGCCGAGGACCGCGCGCTCGTCGCCGACCGGGTCGACACCCAGTTCGTCGGGTCGCCCGAGACCGTCGCGGCCGGGCTGGAGACGCTGCGGCGCGTGACGGGCGCCGACGAACTGCTCGTCACCACGATCACCCACGACCACGCCGACCGCGTCCGCTCCTACGAGCTGCTCGCGGAGGCGTGGGCCTAG
- a CDS encoding ROK family protein — MTGIPVLEIGGTHVCAAVVDGRQLVGTIQKRPLRADGTAEEFLTAVAGAAAPLAADPAATWGVAIPDPFDYARGIALFEGVGKFEALRGLDVGAALGARIGAAGFAFLNDADAFALGEWAYGAAHGTRRCVGVTLGTGVGSGWIVDGRAVAEGPGVPPDGKAHRLTVGGAPLEDRMSRRAIRAAYRASGGDPDADVAAIAAAARAGDAAATAVLRAALGALGAALGPCLREFGAELLVVGGSMTGSWDLFEPWFRAAAPDLPPVAVAADATASALAGAARHARAGR, encoded by the coding sequence GTGACCGGAATCCCGGTGCTGGAGATCGGCGGCACGCACGTCTGCGCCGCCGTGGTCGACGGGCGGCAGCTCGTTGGAACGATCCAGAAGCGTCCGCTGCGCGCCGACGGCACCGCCGAGGAGTTCCTGACCGCCGTCGCCGGCGCCGCCGCGCCGCTCGCCGCCGACCCCGCCGCGACCTGGGGCGTCGCCATCCCCGACCCGTTCGACTACGCGCGCGGCATCGCGCTCTTCGAGGGCGTCGGCAAGTTCGAGGCGCTGCGCGGGCTGGACGTCGGCGCCGCGCTCGGCGCGCGGATCGGCGCCGCCGGGTTCGCCTTCCTCAACGACGCCGACGCGTTCGCGCTCGGCGAGTGGGCCTACGGCGCCGCGCACGGCACGCGCCGCTGCGTCGGCGTGACGCTCGGGACGGGCGTCGGCTCCGGCTGGATCGTGGACGGACGGGCCGTGGCCGAAGGGCCGGGCGTCCCGCCGGACGGCAAGGCGCACCGCCTCACCGTCGGCGGGGCGCCGCTGGAGGACCGCATGTCGCGCCGAGCGATCCGGGCGGCGTACCGGGCGTCCGGCGGCGATCCGGACGCGGACGTCGCCGCGATCGCCGCCGCCGCCCGCGCCGGGGACGCCGCCGCGACGGCCGTCCTGCGCGCGGCCCTCGGCGCGCTCGGCGCCGCCCTCGGCCCGTGCCTGCGGGAGTTCGGCGCCGAACTGCTCGTCGTCGGCGGGTCGATGACGGGCTCCTGGGACCTGTTCGAGCCGTGGTTCCGCGCCGCCGCGCCGGACCTGCCGCCGGTCGCGGTCGCCGCCGACGCGACTGCGTCCGCGCTGGCGGGCGCGGCGCGGCACGCGCGGGCGGGCCGCTAG
- a CDS encoding phosphomannose isomerase type II C-terminal cupin domain yields MTTTESRPWGSYTVVDESPAHKTKRIEVAPGSRLSYQRHRHRSEHWYVLAGTLHVTIEGAETVLLPGQSVDVPAGSAHRAANHGDVPAVFVEVQTGTYFGEDDIERLDDDYGRAGAGAVAQ; encoded by the coding sequence ATGACCACCACCGAGTCGCGCCCGTGGGGCAGCTACACCGTCGTGGACGAGTCGCCCGCGCACAAGACCAAGCGCATCGAGGTCGCCCCCGGCAGCCGCCTGTCCTACCAGCGCCACCGGCACCGCTCCGAGCACTGGTACGTGCTGGCCGGAACGCTCCACGTGACGATCGAGGGCGCGGAGACCGTCCTGCTGCCGGGCCAGTCGGTGGACGTCCCGGCGGGCAGCGCGCACCGCGCCGCCAACCACGGCGACGTCCCGGCGGTGTTCGTGGAGGTCCAGACCGGGACGTACTTCGGTGAGGACGACATCGAGCGCCTGGACGACGACTACGGCCGCGCCGGCGCGGGAGCCGTCGCGCAGTAG
- a CDS encoding pyridoxamine 5'-phosphate oxidase family protein: MSRRDQIRMTGDELDAFLRASRTVTCATLGPNGRPHLVPLWFVPHDGAIACWTYRRSQKVANLRREPRATLQFEDGTDYAELRGATMECDAEVVDDASRTAAVGLALTARYALDGGSAAEVPAELVEFVRGQAEKRVALLFRPTRTVTWDHRKLGGTY; the protein is encoded by the coding sequence ATGTCGCGCCGCGACCAGATCCGAATGACCGGCGACGAGCTGGACGCGTTCCTGCGCGCGTCGCGGACGGTCACGTGCGCGACGCTCGGCCCGAACGGCAGGCCGCATCTCGTGCCGCTGTGGTTCGTCCCGCACGACGGCGCGATCGCCTGCTGGACCTACCGCCGGTCGCAGAAGGTCGCCAACCTGCGCCGCGAACCGCGGGCCACCCTCCAGTTCGAGGACGGCACGGACTACGCCGAGCTGCGCGGCGCGACGATGGAGTGCGACGCCGAGGTGGTGGACGACGCCTCCCGGACCGCCGCCGTCGGGCTCGCGCTGACGGCCCGGTACGCGCTGGACGGCGGATCCGCCGCCGAGGTCCCGGCGGAGCTGGTCGAGTTCGTCCGGGGGCAGGCGGAGAAGCGCGTCGCGCTGCTCTTCCGGCCCACCCGGACGGTCACCTGGGACCACCGCAAGCTCGGCGGAACCTACTGA
- a CDS encoding TetR/AcrR family transcriptional regulator — translation MADTVRRVEQDARESLLRTAGELFMRQGYAATGVKQLLDESGTVVGSLYHHFPGGKREVAAEVVRREGERIGGRIAADVAALGTRAGIDRTLGVLMESMAASDGLEGCPIALLAVESPIAGRAIRDEAVRQFGSWGTVIRTALVREGHAEDRAAGLAHLLLAAIEGALVLDRTAGTTTALAALRAALPVLVPDAPG, via the coding sequence ATGGCCGACACGGTCCGGCGCGTCGAGCAGGACGCCCGCGAGAGCCTGCTCCGCACCGCGGGCGAGCTGTTCATGCGCCAGGGCTACGCCGCGACGGGCGTGAAGCAGCTCCTGGACGAGAGCGGCACGGTCGTCGGGTCGCTCTACCACCACTTCCCCGGCGGCAAGCGCGAGGTCGCCGCCGAGGTCGTCCGCCGCGAGGGCGAGCGGATCGGCGGCCGGATCGCGGCGGACGTCGCGGCGCTCGGCACCCGCGCCGGCATCGACCGGACGCTCGGCGTCCTCATGGAGTCGATGGCGGCCAGCGACGGCCTGGAGGGCTGCCCGATCGCGCTGCTGGCGGTCGAGTCGCCGATCGCGGGCCGGGCGATCCGGGACGAGGCCGTCCGGCAGTTCGGGTCCTGGGGCACGGTCATCCGGACCGCGCTCGTCCGCGAGGGCCACGCCGAGGACCGCGCCGCCGGGCTCGCCCACCTGCTGCTCGCCGCGATCGAGGGCGCGCTCGTCCTGGACCGCACCGCCGGGACGACCACCGCGCTCGCGGCGCTGCGCGCGGCCCTGCCGGTGCTCGTCCCCGACGCCCCCGGCTGA
- a CDS encoding ABC transporter permease has translation MSGTWTVLRWELFKITRQAKAQLVLAACLLGPFLFVAALNAQGNVPQDTLFGRWVHDSGFAVPLVVLGFAGQWALPAVTAVVAGDMFAAEDRYGTWKTILTRSRGRTQVFAGKALAATAFSVAATVVLALASLAAGVLLVGRQPMVGLSGTLLPAGRCTALVLASWASVLPPVLAFTALGLLLSAAGRSGALGIGGPVVLGLVLQLVSLVNAPVLVRTLLPTTPFGAWHGLFADPPFYGPLQQGTLVSVLYLAVCAGAAYALLRRRDITGG, from the coding sequence GTGAGCGGGACGTGGACGGTGCTCCGCTGGGAGCTGTTCAAGATCACGCGGCAGGCGAAAGCGCAGCTCGTCCTCGCGGCGTGCCTGCTCGGGCCGTTCCTGTTCGTCGCGGCGCTGAACGCGCAGGGCAACGTTCCGCAGGACACGCTGTTCGGCCGCTGGGTCCACGACAGCGGGTTCGCGGTCCCGCTGGTCGTGCTCGGGTTCGCCGGGCAGTGGGCGCTGCCGGCGGTCACGGCCGTCGTCGCCGGGGACATGTTCGCCGCCGAGGACCGGTACGGGACGTGGAAGACGATCCTCACCCGCTCGCGCGGCCGCACGCAGGTCTTCGCCGGCAAGGCCCTCGCCGCCACCGCGTTCTCCGTGGCCGCGACCGTCGTGCTGGCGCTGGCGAGCCTCGCGGCGGGCGTGCTGCTCGTCGGGCGGCAGCCGATGGTCGGCCTGTCGGGGACGCTGCTGCCCGCCGGACGCTGCACGGCTCTGGTGCTGGCGAGCTGGGCGTCGGTGCTGCCGCCCGTCCTGGCGTTCACCGCGCTCGGGCTGCTGCTGTCGGCCGCGGGCCGCAGCGGCGCGCTCGGCATCGGCGGGCCGGTCGTGCTCGGGCTGGTGCTCCAGCTCGTCTCGCTGGTGAACGCGCCGGTGCTCGTCCGGACGCTGCTGCCGACGACGCCGTTCGGGGCGTGGCACGGGCTGTTCGCCGACCCTCCGTTCTACGGGCCGTTGCAGCAGGGGACGCTCGTCAGCGTCCTCTACCTGGCCGTGTGCGCGGGCGCCGCGTACGCGCTGCTGCGCCGCCGCGACATCACGGGGGGCTGA
- a CDS encoding ABC transporter ATP-binding protein yields MPDAPIEASGLVRRFGATVAVAGVDLRVGPGRVHGMAGPNGAGKTTLLAMILGLVRPDAGEVRLFGRTHAADGARALDGVGGFVEAPAFYPYLTGRANLALLADLDGGGARDRIGAVLELAGLGAAAGARVGGYSVGMRQRLGLAAALLRDPRLLILDEPTSGLDPSGRRDVRALVARLAGEGVAVLLSSHDMDEVEDLCDDVTIVAGGRAVFDGTLAELRGRAPAPAFRLATGDDPAALALAADVPGVTAEARDDGLLVRAPRERLDAYVIALGRAGVAVRALALESSALRGAFFALTEGADA; encoded by the coding sequence ATGCCTGACGCACCGATCGAGGCGTCCGGGCTCGTCCGGCGGTTCGGCGCCACGGTGGCCGTGGCCGGGGTCGACCTGCGGGTCGGCCCCGGCCGGGTCCACGGCATGGCCGGCCCGAACGGGGCCGGGAAGACGACGCTGCTCGCGATGATCCTCGGGCTCGTCCGGCCGGACGCGGGCGAGGTGCGGCTGTTCGGCCGCACCCACGCGGCGGACGGCGCGCGGGCCCTGGACGGCGTCGGCGGCTTCGTGGAGGCCCCCGCGTTCTACCCCTACCTCACCGGCCGCGCGAACCTGGCGCTGCTCGCCGACCTGGACGGCGGCGGCGCCCGGGACCGGATCGGCGCGGTGCTGGAGCTGGCCGGGCTCGGCGCCGCCGCCGGGGCGCGGGTCGGCGGGTACTCGGTCGGGATGCGGCAGCGGCTCGGGCTCGCGGCGGCGCTGCTGCGCGACCCCCGGCTGCTGATCCTGGACGAGCCGACGAGCGGGCTGGACCCGTCCGGCCGCCGGGACGTGCGGGCGCTCGTGGCCCGGCTCGCGGGCGAAGGCGTCGCGGTGCTGCTGAGCAGCCACGACATGGACGAGGTGGAGGACCTGTGCGACGACGTCACGATCGTCGCGGGCGGCCGGGCGGTGTTCGACGGGACGCTCGCGGAGCTGCGCGGCCGGGCGCCCGCCCCGGCGTTCCGGCTCGCGACCGGCGACGACCCGGCCGCGCTGGCTCTGGCGGCGGACGTCCCGGGCGTCACGGCGGAGGCGCGCGATGACGGGCTGCTCGTCCGCGCCCCGCGCGAGCGGCTGGACGCCTACGTGATCGCGCTCGGCCGCGCGGGCGTCGCCGTCCGCGCGCTCGCGCTGGAGTCCTCCGCGCTGCGCGGCGCGTTCTTCGCCCTCACCGAGGGGGCGGACGCGTGA